Proteins from one Podospora pseudoanserina strain CBS 124.78 chromosome 1, whole genome shotgun sequence genomic window:
- a CDS encoding hypothetical protein (COG:E; EggNog:ENOG503NXB3), which translates to MASDELPVRPAGSAVKAVVEGPNSLAVAFGRELSMASRSVHADDYINNHQAVAPPMHVSTTFRYNRDPEQLRPWDNLNPNAPYDSHVYSRDSAPNTTRFEAILTSLLGAPSLSYASGLAAFHAMIVFLNPKRVAIGGGYHGCHGILHIMKKLNGLEQLELEDDADLAKLEKGDVIHVETPLNPTGEARDLAYYRKMADEKGCYLTVDATFAPPPLMEPFKYNVDIVMHSATKYFGGHSDMLAGVLAIRPDRAEKWLPELREERLHLGGVMGSLEGWLGVRSARTLELRVKRQSESAQKLVDFLAEKKAAGDNSNIIAQSVFKIQHASQQPEAKDENSWLRKQMPNGFGPVFSLWLESEEKAKRLPSKLQLFHHATSLGGVESLIEWRAMTDPKVDRRLLRVSIGVEGWEDLRDDLVQGLERLKEEGF; encoded by the exons ATGGCGTCTGATGAGCTTCCTGTTCGCCCCGCTGGGTCTGCGGTCAAGGCGGTCGTTGAGGGCCCCAACTCGCTCGCTGTCGCCTTTGGCAGGGAGCTGTCTATGGCTTCTCGCTCGGTCCACGCCGATGACTATATCAACAATCACCAGGCCGTGGCTCCCCCCATGCACGTTTCTACCACTTTCCGATATAACCGGGACCCCGAACAGTTGAGACCATGGGACAATCTCAAC CCCAATGCCCCTTATGACTCTCACGTGTACTCCCGAGACAGTgcaccaaacaccacccgcTTCGAGGCCATCCTCACCTCGCTCCTCGGAGCCCCGTCACTCAGTTATGCATCCGGTCTCGCCGCCTTCCACGCCATGATTgtcttcctcaaccccaaacGTGTGGCTATCGGCGGTGGTTATCACGGCTGCCATGGCATTCTCCACATcatgaagaagctcaacgGCCTCGAGCAGCTTGAACTGGAGGACGATGCCGACCTTGCCAAACTCGAAAAGGGCGATGTTATTCACGTCGAGACACCCCTTAACCCCACGGGCGAGGCTCGCGACCTGGCTTACTACCGCAAGATGGCCGACGAAAAGGGGTGCTATCTCACCGTTGACGCCACCtttgcccccccccctctgaTGGAGCCCTTCAAGTACAACGTCGATATCGTCATGCACTCTGCCACCAAGTATTTCGGCGGCCACTCCGACATGCTTGCCGGTGTCCTCGCCATCCGCCCAGACAGAGCCGAGAAGTGGCTCCCAGAGCTCAGGGAGGAGCGCCTCCACCTTGGAGGTGTGATGGGCTCTCTTGAAGGCTGGCTTGGCGTCCGTAGTGCCCGCACTTTGGAACTGAGAGTCAAGCGCCAGAGCGAGAGCGCCCAGAAACTGGTTGACTTCcttgccgagaagaaggcggccggcgacaacagcaacatcattGCGCAGTCTGTCTTCAAGATTCAGCACGCTTCTCAGCAGCCGGAGGCAAAGGATGAGAACTCGTGGCTGAGGAAGCAGATGCCCAATGGGTTTGGGCCGGTGTTTAGCTTGTGGTTggagagcgaggagaaggcgaagaggTTGCCTAGCAAGCTGCAGTTGTTCCACCATGCCACGAGTCTGGGTGGAGTGGAGAGTTTGATTGAGTGGAGGGCGATGACGGATCCCAAGGTGGAtaggaggttgttgagagttAGCATCggtgtggaggggtgggaggatttGAGGGATGACTTGGTGCAGgggctggagaggttgaaggaggaggggttttag
- a CDS encoding hypothetical protein (COG:E; EggNog:ENOG503NWXZ): MPPFTPEDMDSVRASFPALSGDYIFFNTAAGSQVLGSVADRVRDYLITPNLVNDGYKAAADFINASPDEIVFGSSATQLLYNLSHALSFSPEDEILLCPLDHESNIAPWLALAARQNLKIRWWHPQLPPEDQPGCVNPKLDLTNPPISPKTRLICLTHTTNILGTIHDIKSLSAKIRLLNPQTLLCVDGVAHAPHRRIDVKDLGVDFYVFSWYKLFGPRISQLYAGPCARAQLQSMGHFFNPAESLDDKIGLAGGWCQELIYGIPAVVDYLTPRWEGVVDQEERLQSVLLGLLAGLEGKITIYGEWCGDAKVRVPTVSFRVRGWKSKDLVEAIERETNGRVKLSWGTYYSVRLAKEVLGLGDDGVVRVSLAHYNTVEEIRLFYTALLKVLGLEGSGNGARKSDWKI; this comes from the exons ATGCCGCCATTTACACCTGAAGATATGGACAGCGTGAGGGCAAGCTTCCCCGCATTGTCAGGAGATTATATATTCTTTAATACTGCAGCTGGAAGCCAGGTATTGGGATCAGTAGCTGATCG TGTGCGCGACTACCTCATAACTCCAAACCTCGTCAACGACGGTTACAAAGCCGCAGCAGACTTTATCAACGCCTCCCCAGATGAAATAG TCTTCGGCTCCTCCGCAACCCAACTCCTTTACAACCTCTCTcacgccctctccttctcacccGAAGATGAGatcctcctctgccccctCGACCACGAGTCCAACATCGCCCCTTGGCTCGCCTTAGCAGCACGTCAAAATCTCAAAATCCGCTGGTGgcacccccaactcccacctGAAGATCAGCCGGGTTGCGTCAACCCCAAACTCgacctcaccaaccctcccatctcccccaaaacccgCCTCATTTGTTTAACCCACACAACCAACATCCTCGGCACCATCCACGACATCAAATCCCTCTCCGCCAAAATCCGCCTCCTAAACCCCCAGACCCTTCTCTGCGTTGACGGCGTAGCCCACGCACCCCACCGCCGAATCGACGTCAAAGATCTCGGGGTCGACTTTTACGTCTTCAGCTGGTACAAGCTTTTCGGACCTCGAATCTCACAGCTGTACGCCGGTCCCTGCGCTAGGGCACAGCTCCAGTCCATGGGGCATTTCTTCAACCCTGCTGAGAGTTTGGATGACAAGATTGGGCTggcgggggggtggtgtcaGGAGTTGATTTATGGGATTCCGGCTGTGGTGGACTATCTGACGccgagatgggagggggttgtagaccaggaggagaggttgcAGTCGGTTTTGCTGGGTTtgttggcggggttggagggaaAGATAACGATTTACGGGgagtggtgtggtgatgctAAGGTGAGGGTGCCAACGGTGAGTTTtagggtgagggggtggaagtcGAAGGATTTGGTAGAGGCTATTGAGCGGGAGACAAATGGGAGGGTTAAGTTGAGCTGGGGGACTTATTACTCTGTGAGGCTGGCTAAGGAGGtgcttgggttgggggatgatggggttgtgaGGGTGAGTTTGGCGCATTATAACACTG TGGAGGAGATACGGTTGTTCTATACCGCTCTTCTAAAGGTGCTGGGCCTTGAGGGAAGCGGTAATGGTGCGAGGAAAAGTGATTGGAAGATCTAG
- a CDS encoding hypothetical protein (EggNog:ENOG503NYZH; COG:G; CAZy:CE4), translated as MYLLFLLLLLVVVVILPLYVVYYPPSSLIRYFSHRWTDVLFRIWLPPDKKIVALTIDDAPSDHTRGILSALSASGAHATFFVIGSQVPGREGILREIVRQGHELGNHGMHDEPARGLSTEELEREMREVQGMIDRAYRDEGKEPPREGRERYYRPGSGFFSDRIRGVVNRLGYRLVLGSIYPHDAQVGWAGVNGRHILGMLDPGGVIICHDRRSWTRPMLDRVLPEMGRKGWEARTVTGLLREVTG; from the coding sequence ATGTACCTCCtctttttgctgctgctcctagtagtggtggtgattttgccGCTGTACGTGGTGTACTACCCGCCCTCGTCGCTAATCCGCTACTTCTCCCACCGCTGGACCGACGTCCTCTTCCGGATCTGGCTGCCCCCCGACAAGAAGATTGTGGCGCTTACTATTGACGACGCGCCGTCTGATCACACGAGGGGGATTCTCTCCGCGCTCTCTGCCAGCGGGGCGCACGCGACGTTTTTTGTGATTGGGTCGCAGGTTCCTGGGCGAGAGGGGATACTGAGGGAGATTGTGAGGCAGGGGCATGAGCTGGGGAATCACGGGATGCATGATGAGCCTGCGAGGGGGTTGTCgacggaggagctggagagggagatgagggaggtgCAGGGGATGATTGATAGGGCTTATAGGGACGAGGGGAAAGAGCcgccgagggaggggagggagaggtatTATAGGCCGGGGAGCGGGTTTTTTAGCGATAGGAttaggggggtggtgaaccGGTTGGGGTACaggctggtgttggggagtaTTTATCCTCATGATGCGCAGGTTGGGTGGGCGGGGGTGAATGGGAGGCATATCTTGGGGATGTTGGATCCGGGAGGGGTGATTATTTGTCATGATAGGAGGAGTTGGACGAGGCCGATGTTGGACAGGGTGTTGCctgagatggggaggaagggatgggaggCTAGGACGGTGACGGGGttgctgagggaggtgacggggTGA
- a CDS encoding hypothetical protein (EggNog:ENOG503P3Y8) → MPIRNPFARRPGVIVTAHDENSRPGSAAGSVKESVLSPGFERVDTVGSKASSAFSIRSSRRSQDTGEYKMSVVNDSGIYLPPSPTEKEATWPRRYLSRTSSDRSSRDGSGDIEHFPISRESFDSYRRSFDISARSYITDPAPRQSLDSSARFPRMMHTRSSFLSREPPTPEEGFEDVGLGGESKTTAQHQHQQQHQHQQQTEQTQTPALPKKKGLFARFGSEHTHETTDAAHTANSNATSSWSFLPGASRKRAQSGQGAELGAMPFPVDRSGANGGAVEVDA, encoded by the exons ATGCCAATCCGCAACCCCTTTGCGCGCCGTCCCGGTGTCATCGTCACCGCTCATGATGAAAACTCACGACCGGGGTCGGCGGCCGGGAGTGTGAAGGAAAGCGTGCTGTCGCCGGGTTTTGAAAGGGTAGACACTGTTGGGTCAAAGGCATCGTCGGCGTTCAGCattcgcagcagcaggaggagccaGGACACAGGGGAATACAAGATGAGCG TGGTCAATGATAGTGGAATTTACCTTCCT CCATCTCCCACTGAAAAGGAAGCTACCTGGCCACGCCGGTACCTCTCCCGAACCTCCAGCGACAGAAGCAGCCGGGATGGCTCGGGTGACATTGAGCACTTCCCTATCTCGAGGGAATCATTCGATTCTTACCGCCGCTCCTTT GACATCTCCGCCAGAAGCTACATCACCGACCCTGCGCCACGCCAATCCCTCGATTCCTCCGCCCGCTTCCCCCGCATGATGCACACGCGCTCATCGTTCCTAAGCCGGGAACCACCTACCCCGGAAGAGGGTTTTGAGGATGTTGGGCTAGGTGGTGAATCCAAGACCACAgcgcagcaccagcaccagcagcaacaccagcaccagcaacaaaccgAACAGACACAGACTCCAGCGttgccgaagaagaaggggctCTTTGCGAGATTTGGATCTGAGCACACCCACGAGACGACCGATGCAGCACATACTGCGAACAGCAACGCGACGTCATCATGGAGTTTCCTGCCTGGGGCGTCGAGAAAGAGGGCGCAGAGCGGGCAGGGAGCGGAGTTGGGGGCCATGCCTTTCCCTGTTGATAGGTCGGGGGCGAATGGGGGTgcggttgaggttgatgctTAA
- the NUA3 gene encoding putative component of NuA3 histone acetyltransferase complex (COG:B; BUSCO:EOG09260ZG2; EggNog:ENOG503NVPI), with protein sequence MKMKRKADSPADGRKAIKKRTKNSLSDEDAKARFRKGLFDKKVLEKYTSEYATSTPYKHSVIHELADDSLLRKVREEIKANVHFTPKETDIYKIHQSGDLANLDGLDDKALAKLPSLLALRDALYSQTFREYVSHITGCGPLSGRKTDMAINVYTPGCYLLCHDDVIGSRKVSYILYLTDPDTPWQPEWGGALRLFPVVDREGKDGEVAKTPLPDFVKSIPPAWNQLSFFAVQPGESFHDVEEVYHAASPEELEKNAGRIRMAISGWFHIPQVGEDGWVEGAEREAAHKSGLMQLQGNPDQHDQPQAKPIRVEKSKLEEDDFPLDESDLEFLLKYIAPTYLTPDTIERVAEHFEEEFSITLPDILHPRFAENLRKHVEDQEKKPLPESSDEIEKGAWKVARPPHKHRYLYLQPGEEKTEESPLKELLEVLLPSRQFRLWLQMATRSTVESVDLLARRFRHGQDYTLATGHEGKPRLEVNIGLTPTTGWGDVEDDEDEEEEEEEEEEEESSEEEQPKKKGKNGAANGKRKEKANGKSANGSDAKGKGKGKGKAVEKEPEPEEELEVGGHEVYMAGDDDSNEDAAIYKTSDEDDNILFFQAASWNKMSIVLRDSGTLRFVKYVSQSAKGDRWDVSAMFEIEEQDEEPSSEEEGNGEASGVGVVDDSEEEFKGFSPSEDSDSD encoded by the exons atgaagatgaagagaaaggccGATTCTCCAGCTGATGGCAGGAaagccatcaagaagcggACCAAGAACT CTCTCAGCGATGAGGATGCCAAAGCCCGCTTCCGCAAGGGGCTGTTTGACAAGAAGGTCCTCGAAAAGTACACCTCAGAGTATgcgacatcaacaccgtACAAACACAGCGTAATCCACGAGCTCGCCGACGATTCCCTCCTGCGCAAGGTTCGCGAGGAAATCAAGGCCAATGTTCACTTCACCCCCAAAGAGACCGACATCTACAAGATCCACCAAAGTGGTGACCTTGCCAACCTCGACGGACTCGACGACAAGGCATTGGCcaagctcccctcccttctcgCCCTCCGCGATGCGCTCTACTCCCAGACCTTCCGCGAATATGTTTCGCACATCACCGGCTGCGGCCCCTTGAGTGGGCGCAAGACCGATATGGCCATCAATGTCTACACACCCGGCTGCTACCTCCTGTGCCACGACGATGTCATCGGTTCTCGAAAAGTCAGCTACATTCTGTATCTTACCGACCCAGACACACCATGGCAGCCCGAGTGGGGCGGAGCTCTTCGCCTCTTCCCCGTCGTCGACCGAGAGGGCAAGGACGGCGAGGTTGCCAAGACACCCCTGCCAGACTTTGTCAAGTCTATCCCACCAGCCTGGAACCAGCTCTCTTTCTTTGCCGTGCAGCCCGGCGAGTCCTTCcacgatgtcgaggaggtctACCATGCTGCCAGCCcggaggagctcgagaagaaTGCTGGGCGCATCCGCATGGCCATCAGCGGGTGGTTCCACATTCCCCAGGTTGGAGAGGACgggtgggtggagggtgcCGAGAGAGAAGCGGCTCACAAGAGCGGACTGATGCAGCTGCAGGGTAACCCAGACCAGCACGACCAGCCGCAGGCGAAACCCATAAGGGTTGAGAAGAGCAAactcgaggaggatgacttCCCTCTGGATGAGTCTGATCTGGAGTTCCTTTTGAAGTACATCGCGCCGACCTACCTCACACCAGACACCATCGAGCGCGTCGCCGAACactttgaggaggagttcaGCATCACTTTGCCAGACATTCTGCATCCCAGGTTCGCCGAGAATCTTCGCAAACATGTGGAGgaccaggagaagaagccacTACCGGAAAGCAGTGATGAGATCGAGAAGGGCGCCTGGAAGGTTGCGCGCCCACCTCACAAGCACAGATATCTCTACCTCCAGCctggagaggagaagacCGAGGAGTCGCCCCTCAAGGAGCTGCTCGAGGTTCTTTTGCCATCCAGACAATTCCGCCTGTGGCTGCAGATGGCTACGCGCTCTACGGTCGAAAGCGTCGATTTACTGGCCAGGCGCTTCCGCCATGGACAAGACTACACACTCGCGACCGGCCATGAGGGCAAGCCTAGACTCGAAGTCAATATTGGCCTGACGCCCACCACTGGCTGGGGCGATgttgaggacgacgaggatgaggaagaagaagaagaggaggaggaggaggaggagtcctCTGAAGAGGAGCAGCCCAAGAAGAAAGGCAAGAACGGCGCGGCGAACGGCAAAagaaaggagaaggccaacgGCAAGTCTGCTAACGGCAGCGAtgccaagggcaagggcaagggcaagggcaaggctgTTGAAAAGGAGCCCGAGCCTGAGGAAGAGCTCGAAGTTGGTGGCCACGAGGTTTACATGGCTGGCGATGACGACAGCAACGAGGATGCCGCCATCTACAAGACCAGCGATGAGGACGACAAcattctcttcttccaggcTGCCTCCTGGAACAAGATGAGCATTGTGCTGCGCGATAGCGGGACTCTCCGCTTCGTAAAGTACGTCTCCCAGAGCGCCAAGGGCGACCGATGGGATGTTAGTGCGATGTTTGAGATTGAGGAACAAGACGAAGAGCCCTcctcggaagaggaagggaaTGGCGAGGCTtcgggtgttggtgttgtggatGATTCCGAGGAGGAATTCAAGGGGTTCTCTCCCAGTGAGGACAGTGATTCCGACTAA